In the Piscinibacter sp. XHJ-5 genome, one interval contains:
- a CDS encoding multidrug efflux SMR transporter, whose amino-acid sequence MISFTPSFTQAWWLLSIAIFFEICGTVCMRLSDGFSRFTPSVLIFVFYAFSFALNTFVVRVLGLSIVYAVWSGVGTVITAAIGIWYFKEPVTALKLASIGLVVIGVLGLHASSNAAS is encoded by the coding sequence TTGATCTCGTTCACGCCCAGCTTCACCCAGGCCTGGTGGCTGCTGTCCATCGCGATCTTCTTCGAGATCTGCGGCACGGTGTGCATGCGCCTGTCCGACGGTTTCAGCCGGTTCACGCCGTCGGTCCTGATCTTCGTCTTCTACGCGTTCTCGTTCGCACTCAACACCTTCGTCGTGCGTGTGCTGGGACTGAGCATCGTCTACGCGGTGTGGTCAGGCGTCGGCACGGTGATCACGGCGGCCATCGGCATCTGGTACTTCAAGGAGCCGGTGACGGCGCTCAAGCTCGCCAGCATCGGGCTGGTCGTCATCGGCGTGCTGGGGTTGCACGCCAGCTCGAACGCAGCCTCGTAG
- a CDS encoding efflux RND transporter permease subunit, whose product MQLPEISIRRPVFATVLSLLLVLVGLVSFTRLTVREYPKIDEPVVTITTRLPGASSEVIESQVTKPLEDSIAGIDGVDIITSISRTEQSQISVRFKLEKNPDDAAADVRDRSSRVRSKLPQTIEEPVIAKVEADATPTIWLAFSSETMPPLAVSDLVNRIVKPSLQTVPGVADVQIFGERKYSMRIWLDPDKLAAYRLTVQDAEEALRKQNLEVPAGRIEGQQREFNVTAQTDLTTAAQFAQIAVKQVNGFTVRMRDIARVEQAPQNERTSVRLNGVPSVSLGVIRQATANPLEVSKAVREVMPRIQDQLPPGVQVKVANDNSVFIDRSVKSVYATIGEAVVLVALVVFVFLRTLRASIIPLVTIPVALIGAFALMAVAGFTINTLTLLSLVLAIGLVVDDSIVVLENVFRHIEEGMTPFAAAIRGAKEVGFAVVAMTLTLAAVFAPLAFTPGRTGRLFIEFALTLAGAVIVSGFVALTLTPMMCSKLLRHNPKPNRFDRGMEAALVGVTGFYRRVLVWTLARRWLVVLVMVASGAASWWLFGTMKRELSPIEDRGVILTLVNAPDGSTIGYTEKYMQEIEKIGMSFTEFDRVFVVAGNPTVAQGVSFLRAVDWSERKRRTPELARELQPRFGGLPGVTAFPITPPSLGQGFRERPVNFVLLTSDSYANLAQVTQAFLAEMAKNPGLVLPDTDLRLNKPEIYLEVDRERAADLGVAVDTVVRSVETMLGGRQVTRYKRDADQFDVIVQTDATDRHVPTDIERIFVRGRNDAMIPLSALVKVSESVSPRELNHFNQRRSVSITANLAATYSLGEAIDFMDQTASKVLKPGYATELNGVSREFKSSSGSLGVVFVLALLFIFLVLSAQFESFVDPMVILLSVPLSMVGALAALQWSGGTSNVYSQIGLITLVGLITKHGILIVEFSNQLRRAGRSTFEAVTEAATMRLRPILMTTGAMVLGAVPLAFAGGAGAESRQQIGWVIVGGMSLGTLLTIFVVPTMYTLFARASAPGANTTPVESHAV is encoded by the coding sequence ATGCAGCTGCCCGAGATCTCCATCCGGCGGCCCGTCTTCGCGACGGTGCTGTCGTTGCTGCTCGTCCTGGTCGGCCTGGTGTCGTTCACGCGCCTCACGGTGCGCGAATACCCGAAGATCGACGAGCCGGTGGTCACCATCACGACGCGCCTGCCCGGCGCGTCGTCCGAGGTCATCGAGTCGCAGGTGACCAAGCCGCTCGAGGATTCGATCGCCGGCATCGACGGCGTCGACATCATCACGTCGATCTCGCGCACCGAGCAGAGCCAGATCAGCGTGCGCTTCAAGCTCGAGAAGAACCCCGACGACGCGGCGGCCGACGTGCGCGATCGCAGCTCGCGCGTGCGCTCGAAGCTGCCGCAAACGATCGAGGAGCCGGTCATCGCGAAGGTCGAGGCAGACGCGACGCCGACGATCTGGCTCGCGTTCTCGAGCGAGACCATGCCGCCGCTGGCCGTCAGCGACCTGGTCAACCGCATCGTCAAGCCGAGCCTTCAGACGGTGCCCGGCGTCGCCGACGTGCAGATCTTCGGCGAGCGCAAGTACTCCATGCGCATCTGGCTCGATCCGGACAAGCTGGCCGCCTACCGGCTGACGGTGCAGGACGCCGAGGAGGCGCTGCGCAAGCAGAACCTCGAGGTTCCGGCCGGGCGCATCGAAGGCCAGCAGCGGGAGTTCAACGTCACCGCACAAACGGATCTGACGACGGCGGCGCAGTTCGCGCAGATCGCCGTCAAGCAGGTCAACGGCTTCACGGTGCGCATGCGTGACATCGCGCGCGTGGAGCAGGCGCCGCAGAACGAGCGCACCAGCGTGCGGCTCAACGGCGTGCCGTCGGTGTCGCTGGGCGTCATCCGGCAGGCGACCGCCAATCCGCTCGAGGTGTCGAAGGCGGTGCGCGAAGTCATGCCGCGCATCCAGGACCAGCTGCCCCCCGGCGTGCAGGTGAAGGTGGCCAACGACAACTCGGTGTTCATCGACCGCTCGGTGAAGTCGGTGTACGCGACCATCGGCGAGGCGGTCGTGCTGGTGGCGCTGGTGGTGTTCGTGTTCCTTCGCACCTTGCGCGCCTCGATCATTCCGCTGGTCACCATTCCCGTTGCGCTGATCGGCGCGTTCGCGCTGATGGCGGTGGCCGGCTTCACGATCAACACGCTGACGCTGCTGTCGCTCGTGCTGGCTATAGGGCTGGTGGTCGACGATTCCATCGTGGTGCTGGAGAACGTCTTCCGCCATATCGAGGAGGGCATGACGCCGTTCGCGGCCGCCATCCGCGGCGCCAAGGAAGTGGGCTTCGCCGTGGTGGCGATGACGCTGACGCTCGCGGCGGTGTTCGCGCCGCTGGCGTTCACCCCCGGGCGCACGGGCCGGCTGTTCATCGAGTTCGCGCTGACGCTGGCCGGCGCGGTGATCGTGTCGGGCTTCGTCGCGCTCACGCTCACGCCGATGATGTGCTCCAAGCTGCTGCGTCACAACCCGAAGCCGAACCGGTTCGACCGCGGCATGGAGGCTGCGCTGGTGGGCGTGACCGGGTTCTACCGGCGCGTGCTGGTATGGACGCTGGCGCGCCGCTGGCTGGTCGTGCTGGTCATGGTTGCCAGCGGCGCCGCCAGCTGGTGGCTGTTCGGCACCATGAAGCGGGAGCTGTCGCCCATCGAGGACCGCGGCGTGATCCTGACGCTGGTCAACGCGCCCGACGGCTCGACCATCGGCTATACCGAGAAGTACATGCAGGAGATCGAGAAGATCGGCATGTCGTTCACCGAGTTCGACCGCGTGTTCGTGGTGGCCGGAAATCCCACCGTCGCGCAGGGCGTGTCCTTTCTGCGTGCGGTCGACTGGAGCGAGCGCAAGCGCCGCACGCCCGAGCTCGCTCGCGAGCTGCAGCCGCGCTTCGGCGGCCTGCCGGGCGTCACCGCGTTTCCGATCACCCCGCCGTCGCTGGGCCAGGGCTTTCGCGAACGGCCGGTCAACTTCGTGCTGCTCACGTCCGACAGCTACGCCAACCTGGCCCAGGTGACGCAGGCGTTCCTCGCCGAGATGGCGAAGAACCCGGGCCTCGTCCTGCCCGACACCGACCTGCGGCTGAACAAGCCCGAGATCTACCTCGAGGTCGACCGGGAGCGGGCGGCCGACCTGGGTGTCGCCGTGGACACGGTGGTGCGCAGCGTCGAGACCATGCTCGGCGGGCGCCAGGTCACGCGCTACAAGCGCGACGCCGATCAGTTCGACGTGATCGTGCAAACCGACGCCACCGACCGGCACGTGCCCACCGACATCGAACGCATCTTCGTGCGCGGCCGCAACGACGCGATGATCCCGCTGTCGGCACTGGTCAAGGTCAGCGAGTCGGTATCGCCGCGCGAGCTGAACCACTTCAACCAGCGCCGCTCGGTCAGCATCACTGCGAACCTCGCGGCGACGTATTCGCTCGGCGAGGCGATCGACTTCATGGACCAGACGGCGAGCAAGGTGCTCAAGCCCGGCTATGCCACCGAGCTCAACGGCGTGTCGCGCGAGTTCAAGTCGTCCAGCGGCTCACTGGGCGTGGTGTTCGTGCTCGCGCTGCTGTTCATCTTCCTGGTGCTGTCGGCACAGTTCGAAAGCTTCGTCGATCCGATGGTCATCCTGCTGTCGGTGCCGCTGTCCATGGTGGGCGCGCTGGCCGCGCTGCAGTGGAGCGGCGGCACCTCCAACGTGTATTCGCAGATCGGCCTGATCACGCTGGTGGGCCTCATCACCAAGCACGGGATCCTGATCGTCGAGTTCTCCAATCAGCTGCGGCGAGCCGGCCGCAGCACGTTCGAGGCGGTGACCGAAGCGGCGACGATGCGCCTGCGCCCCATTCTCATGACCACCGGCGCGATGGTGCTCGGGGCGGTGCCGCTGGCCTTTGCCGGAGGCGCGGGCGCCGAGAGCCGGCAGCAGATCGGCTGGGTGATCGTGGGCGGCATGTCGCTGGGCACGCTGCTCACCATCTTCGTCGTGCCGACGATGTACACGCTGTTCGCTCGGGCATCCGCGCCGGGCGCGAACACCACGCCGGTGGAATCGCACGCGGTGTAG
- a CDS encoding efflux RND transporter periplasmic adaptor subunit, translating into MNKLHTVVAVAGIAVAGGIAYWIQNKSPAYATTEGQAARAPAAAAPGATPAGVVAVEVARAESRSLLDDATAVGSLRSRQGIMLRPEVAGRIVKLGFVDGQPVRRGQLLVQLDDQLQAAELRQAEAQVGIAQANYQRNKDLVAQNFVSQRVLDESSAGLEVAQAQAALARTRVSRMKITAPFDGIVGIRNVSLGDYVKDGADLVGLEDISSVFVDFRMPERFLTRVRPQQRADVTLDALPGKSMQATIEAVDPQLDANGRSLLVRARLDNQAGLLRPGMFARVRVVFARRDNAIVVPEEALVPQGNKQFVVKVLPSPKGPVSQRIEVAAGARQEGKVEVQGTGIAAGDTVVTAGQAQLMRGDQQPLRLIELGKPGGTRGPAGAPSAPAPA; encoded by the coding sequence ATGAACAAGCTGCATACCGTGGTCGCCGTGGCCGGCATTGCCGTGGCCGGCGGCATCGCGTACTGGATCCAGAACAAGAGCCCTGCATACGCGACCACCGAGGGACAGGCCGCGCGTGCGCCGGCTGCGGCAGCCCCGGGCGCAACACCGGCCGGCGTGGTCGCCGTCGAGGTGGCGCGGGCCGAGTCACGCTCGCTGCTCGATGACGCAACCGCCGTCGGCTCGCTGCGATCGCGCCAAGGCATCATGCTGCGGCCCGAGGTGGCCGGGCGCATCGTCAAGCTCGGCTTCGTCGATGGCCAGCCGGTGAGGAGGGGCCAGCTGCTGGTGCAGCTCGACGACCAGTTGCAGGCGGCGGAACTGCGTCAGGCCGAGGCACAGGTCGGTATCGCGCAGGCCAACTACCAGCGCAACAAGGACCTGGTGGCGCAGAACTTCGTCTCGCAGCGCGTGCTCGACGAAAGCTCCGCCGGCCTCGAGGTCGCGCAGGCGCAGGCTGCGCTGGCTCGCACGCGGGTCTCGCGCATGAAGATCACCGCCCCCTTCGACGGCATCGTGGGCATCCGCAACGTGAGCCTGGGCGACTACGTGAAGGACGGGGCCGACCTGGTGGGGCTGGAGGACATCTCGTCGGTCTTCGTCGACTTCCGCATGCCCGAGCGCTTCCTGACGCGCGTGCGACCGCAGCAGCGCGCCGACGTGACGCTGGACGCGCTGCCCGGCAAGTCGATGCAGGCGACGATCGAGGCGGTGGACCCGCAGCTCGACGCGAACGGCCGCTCGCTGCTGGTGAGGGCCCGTCTCGACAACCAGGCTGGTTTGCTGCGTCCCGGCATGTTCGCCCGCGTGCGTGTCGTGTTCGCCAGGCGCGACAACGCCATCGTCGTGCCCGAGGAGGCGCTCGTGCCGCAAGGCAACAAACAGTTCGTCGTCAAGGTGCTGCCAAGCCCCAAGGGGCCGGTGTCGCAGCGAATCGAGGTGGCGGCCGGCGCGCGGCAGGAAGGCAAGGTGGAAGTGCAGGGCACCGGCATCGCAGCCGGCGACACGGTGGTCACGGCGGGGCAGGCGCAGCTGATGCGCGGCGACCAGCAGCCCCTGCGCCTCATCGAGCTGGGCAAGCCCGGCGGCACCCGGGGGCCGGCCGGCGCGCCCTCCGCGCCGGCCCCGGCCTGA